Part of the Nycticebus coucang isolate mNycCou1 chromosome 22, mNycCou1.pri, whole genome shotgun sequence genome, GATCTTCGATGCCGTTGGCTTCACCTTCCCCAATCGTCTCTTGACCACCAAGGAGGCACCGGATGGCTGCCCTGACCACGTTCTCCGAGCCCTAGGTGTGGCCCTGCTGGCCTGCTTCTGCAGTGACCCTGAACTGGCCGCCCATCCCCAGGTCCTGAACAAGATTCCCATCCTTAGCACTTTCCTCACAGCCCGGGGGGACCCAGATGATGCTGCCCGCCGCTCCATGATTGATGATGCCTACCAGTGCCTGACAGCGGTAGCAGGCACACCCCGAGGGCCCCGGCACCTCATTGCTGGTGGCACTGTGTCTGCCCTGTGTCAGGCGTACCTGGGGCATGGCTATGGCTTTGACCAGGCTCTGGCACTCCTGGTGGGGCTGTTGGCCGCTGCTGAGACACAGTGCTGGAAGGAGGCAGAGCCCGACCTGCTGGCTGTGTTGCGGGGCCTCAGTGAGGATTTCCAGAAAGCCGAGGATGCCAGCAAGTTTGAGCTCTGCCAGCTGCTGCCCCTCTTTCTGCCCCCAACAACCGTGCCCCCTGAATGCCTCCGGGATCTGCAAGCCGGGCTGGCACGCATCCTGGGAAGCAAGCTGAGCTCCTGGCAGCGCAACCCTGCGCTGAAGCTGGCAGCCCGCCTGGCACACGCCTGCGGCTCCGACTGGATCCCGGCGGGCAGTTCCGGGAGCAAGTTCCTGGCCCTGCTGGTGAATCTGGCATGCGTGGAGGTGCGGTTGGCGCTGGAAGAGACAGGCACAGAGGTGAAAGAGGATGTAGTGACCGCCTGCTATGCCCTCATGGAGTTGGGGATCCAGGAGTGCACCCGCTGTGAGCAGTCACTGCTTAAGGAGCCGCAGAAGGTGCAGCTAGTGAGCGTTATGAAGGAGGCCATCGGGGCCGTCATTCACTACCTGCTGCAGGTGAGGGTGTAGGGGCCCACAGAGGGAGCCCAGTGTGGGGGGAGCCAGTGCAGGAGCCGGAAGGCAAGGGAAAGGAGTGTAATGGGGAGAGACACGCCGCCTGATACTTAGCAGGCACTCCAGGGAGTAGCTTGCCGTGgagcctccctccctctccctcctgagCCTCCACACAAGCACCATAACCACACACCATATGTGCACCCACAtcacagtacacacacacacacacaacacagtaACCTCCCACTCACACACTGCTCCCCaatacacacacactacacaccacACATCTCTCCCCAACACACGCACACAAAATCGAAGCAGTCTGTTCTGCTCACTCTACAGCGTTGTTTTATATGCGTGCAAACACAGCAAACTTGTAATGATGCAGGGAAGAGGAGCAGGGCTGCCTAGTTCCTGGCTTCCGTAGATGTCCAGGTAAATCTATCTGACTTCCTTCCCTGTGTCCCCTCCTCACTCCTGGTCTGAGAATCCAACTATCCTGTTTCACAGGGCTTCAGTTGTGATCCTGTTCTCTAGTCCTGCTCCAGCCACCAAACTCATCAGCCATGTATCCCATGCACCATCCTAAGCTCCCCCCAGTCCCACCACTGGGGGCATTTACATGTAGCTGGACTCTTCCTTCCCACCCCAGGTCAGAGCACTGTAAATGAATTGGTTGCTTAGCTTTAGACCTGTGAGTATCCTCCAGCCTCGAGGTACCTTAGATGCAGGGAGAAAGAGGGATGTGACAAGTGCAGGGCCATGTCTGAGATCCAGTTCTCTAGGCGGACATGCACTGAGGACCtggcctgctctgtgccaggtatGACCCTACCATGTGCGAGGTGCTGGCTGCTCAGGTAGAATAAAGCTATTTGCCTGCCTTTAAAGAGCTCACAGACCAGATTTCCCTTACAGTTGTGCTATTCCTAGGCTGGCTGGCAGGCCGGCCAGGCAGGGAAGGGTCTCTGGTCCTGCTCCATCTCAAGGGGGTCCTGTGGCAACAGGTGGGGCCGGAGAAGCAGAAGGAGCCCTTTGTGTTTGCCTCGGTGCGCATCCTGGGTGCCTGGCTGGCTGAGGAGACCTCATCCTTGCGTAAGGAAGTGTGCCAGCTGCTGCCCTTCCTCGTCCGCTATGCCAAGACCCTCTACGAGGAGGCGGAGGAGGCCAATGACCTTTCCCAGCAGGTGGCCACCCTGGCCATCTCCCCCACCACCCCAGGGTCCACCTGGCCAGGAGATGCTCTCCGGTGAGTTTGTAGTTAACAGTCTGTCCTGCTAGACCATTCTCAGGAAAAGGATAACACATGGACACCCCTTCTTCCCCAACCTGGGCCATGCCAGGCTTCTTGATTGGACCATGAGATTTCCTGCAGGGTTACCTCTGTTTGTTTGAGGGGTCTTGTACCCACAGGACTCTTGCCAAGTATCACTTGCCAACCCCAGATTTTTcaattaaaagagaatttatacTTACTGAACATCTACTACAAGCCAGGTATTTTGCTATACCCTTTACCAAAATGATGGCATTTGGTCCACATAGCAAACCTGACATAAGTCTCAtctacattttaaagatgaggaagctgaggctcacagaggttaAAGCCGCTTGTCCAGAGTCATATTACATGGCAGAGCCCAATTTTGGTAGTGGGTTTGTGTGGCTACAAAGCTTGTGCTTTTTCTGTGATATCTACAAAacacctttcatttttcttaggcAGGATGTCCTTAAAAAGGGGAATCTGTATGCCTTCATCTTTCTCAACCCCACATGCATCTGTCCCTTCCACACCCAGGCTGCTTCTGCCCGGCTGGTGCCACCTGACTGTTGAAGATGGGCCCCGGGAGATTCTGATCAAGGAGGGGGCCCCCTCGCTCCTGTGCAAGTATTTCCTGCAGCAATGGGAGCTCACGTCCCCTGGTCATGACACCTCAGTGCTGCCTGACAGTGTTGAGATCGGCCTGCAGACCTGCTGCCACATCTTTCTCAACCTCGTGGTCACCGCACCAGGGCTGATCAAGTGAGGGGCTCAGGAGAGGGTAGCAGGGGAGgccagaggagggaaagggggctTCCAATTGCCTCAACTCTCAATCTCCTACCTTACTTCCCTGTCCCCATGGGTTTCTACTAGTGTTAAGAGTGAAAGAATCTCAGAATTGACAAAGCTAGCCCCACACAAGGATGTGGTATGTGTCTGGAACTCCCAGGTACTGTGTCAGCATGTCCACCTGCTCCAGCCATAACCCAGTTTCTGCTCCCTGGATCCCTTGATTGGGGTCCAAAATTAATTCTTCACCCTGTGCCTAATTTCTTGCCAAACCCTGGCCAAGTGAAAGTGGAAGCCCAGATCCCAAGTTTTCCAAGGGACTTGACCTAGCTCTACTAACCCCCCACCTGCCTCCTATCTTTCCATCCCTTTCTTCTCAGGCGTGACGCCTGCTTCACATCTCTCATGAACACCCTGATGACATCACTGCCTGCACTGGTGCAACAGCAGGGAAGACTGCTTCTGGCAGCCAATGTGGCCACCCTGGGCCTCCTCATGGCCCGGCTCCTAAGCACCTCTCCAGGTAAGCCCTAGGGATCCAGTCCTAATGGGTGAGGGCAGGAGACCTGGGTAGACCTGCTGTATCCTAGGCAAAAGTCCCCATTTTCAGAAAATGGTTTTGCAGAAGTTTATAATAAGAGGAAATCTTTGCAGTACATCTCCACTCCCACCCTTCTTCCCAAAATGataatattctctttcttttgaagACTTTTAAGGCAAGGTCTGGTGGGTGTTAAGTACAGACCTGTTCAAAGGCACAGGCATAGGCACCTGGGATCCCTGACAGCCCAGGGACTCTCAAATGGTGGTAGAGCCACCCCCATCCTTGAGTCAGAAACCTGACTTCCCTCCATTGATGTTTTTCTCTGCTCTGCACCTCACCCTCCTCAGTGACAGGCTTCAGCACTCGGTGCCCTTCTGTGCACACCTTCCCCCAAACCCTGCCTTACCCTGGCTGTAAGCAAGGGGAGGGGCACCTTTTGTAGCCCCTGGCAGCCCTTTGTGTCTCCCACTTTGGCTGTGGGTGTCTGCTTGGGTCCCTCTGTCCCTGCCTGTTCCCTCTGCCCCATCTGTCAGGTTGGAGGAGCTGAGCAGATGCCTAGGAACAGGGTGTAACGTATCCGTACCCTCAGCTGCCTCTGTACTTTGTGTGGGGATCGCAGCaggatacccagcagtgggaagGGGAGCATGTCCCTGTGGACCAGGAGCCCCCTGTGCACTCTCAGTCCCAGCCTACATCTCCACAGGCCCCAGTGTCATAGTCCCATCACTGGCTCACCCACAGATGCCACCTGGTTAGGGTAACAGCCTCCTGGATAGCACCTACAGTGTGGGGATTAACCCCCATATGACAAGGAAGCACAAGCCAGGTCTCTTGCTCACATTCCCCTTTGGAGCCCTCTTTAGGCCCAGGAATCCAATTGGTACAACCTCCTTAGCCTGTGGAGTCCTGGGCCCTGCTGCTGCCAGGTCAGCACTATAGGAACCCTGGGGAGCGTGCTCTCTCCTGCCTGACCACAAGGTTCTTGCTCACCTTCCATACCTATAGAAGTCTTGCTGGTCAAGTGTATCAAGGTTATTGCATTTGATTCTCACAACGAATTTCTAAAATTGATACTATTGGCcccattttacaagtgaagaaactCAGACCCAGAAAAATTgattgtccaaggtcacacagtacaTAAGTGTCAAAGGCACAGTCTGAGTCCAGGCAATGCTTCGGCCCCCTGTGTCATGTCCACAGAGAAGGGGAAAGTGAGGGTCCGGCACAGCAGCCAGCCCATCTGGTTCACATCCACGTTCCCTCCATGCCTTCCAGCTCTGCAGGGAACGCCAGCATCCCGAGGGTTCTTCGCAGCCGCCATCCTCTTCCTATCGCAATCCCACGTGGCACGGGCCACACCCGGCTCAGACCAGGCAGTGCTGACCCTGTCCCCTGAGTACGAGGGCATCTGGGCCGACCTGCAGGAGCTCTGGTTCCTGGGCATGCAGGCCTTCACAGGCTGTGTGCCACTGCTGCCTTGGCTGGCCCCTGCTGCCCTGCGCTCCCGCTGGCCACAGGAGCTGCTCCAGCTGCTAGGCAGCGTCAGCCCTAATTCCGTCAAGCCTGAAATGGTGGCCGCCTATCAGGGTGTCCTGGTAGAGTTGGCACGGGCCAACCGGCTGTGCCGAGAGGCCATGAGGCTGCAGGCAGGTGAGGAGACGGCCAGTCACTACCGCATGGCTGCCTTGGAGCAGTGCTTGTCAGAGCCCTGAGGGGTGTCCACTGGGGACAGACCTGGGGGCGGGCagcaagggaaggagggaggaggcatCTTCCCTGAGCCCCCAAACTGGACCCCCCCTCCCCAGACCTTCCCCCAAACACCCCAGCTTTCTGGCTTTTCCGAGGACAAGGGCATGGTGCCCACCCCTCAAGTGTAAGAAACTGCTTTCCGCCCCCCAGGCCCCCATGGGGGCAGGGATCGGCTTGGAAATCAATGTGGTTGTCCCCGCCAGGCCGGGGAAGGTTGAAGCAGCCCCTACGGAGGGGGGCATTAGGTGTCATTGTGCCCAGTGTCTGGCTCCCTGGCAAGAGGGAGGCCCCAGGGTAGGACAGGGCTGGCAGGAGCTGACTGCCTCAGCCCACGTGCCCTGCCGGCCAGGGCGTGGGCTCCCATAGGCTGTGGTGCCCCCTTTGGCCCCCCAGGTCCACGTCCTTCAAATTGGCCCTTTGGCTCTTGTCCTTGGTCCCCTTGGGCAGAGAGCAGGCTCAGGCCATTGATATCACAGTTCTTCCTATCAATTTCAGTGACCCAGGGATTGAACTGCCCCTATCCTTCTAGGGCAGCCTGGGGCAGATGAgcctggtggggggtgggaaaaCCTCCTTCCACCAGAACTTCCTTGAGGGGATCCAGGAGTCCTTGGGCCTGGGTCTCTAAATCTTTGTGTCGTGCGTGTTACAGCAGAGTGAcaatgggggttggggggttaTTTATTTTGCCTGTCCTTATCCTTGCTTGGACACCTGAGCATCTAAGGTGCCTGTCCCCCTGGTGCCACCTGGCCTGGCTGGAGCCAGGAACAGGAGGGACACCTCCCTAGAATCTGCATGTTTCCCCAGTGATTGCACCCTATTGCCACCGTGGTGCCTGGCTTTAAATTTCCACCCCTGCTATGAATCCTCTCTGCAGAGAGACGCGACTGGCGGCTCCAGCAGGGACTACCTTTCCCAGGGGTACTCCCCCACACCTGATCCcttgcttccctccctcctccattcCCCCAGTGCGTTCTGTGATCGCCAAGTTCAAAGCTGTGCACATGtggacactcaataaatgttcattggtGACAAGAAGTTTCCTGCGTGATCTGCCCTGCACCTGCTCTGCTCTCTCCCTTCCAGGCTTCATCAGCCCACGACTGCCATTTGCTGGACACATGCTCTGCTAAACACCCTTCACAAGTGTTAACtcattcagcctcccaagaatccTATGAAAAGGCGCTATAattgccattttatagatgacagAAATGTAGGCATGGAtaagtgacttgttcaaggtgTTGCAGCTAGTAGATCCCAGAGCCAGGACTCCACACAGGCCAACTTTCATCAGTACAGCAGGTTGCCAAACTCAGATGTTAACATGGCCAGGCTTGGTGCGCCCCTCTGTATGTCATTGAGTTGCCAAGTAGCACTGCTACATCCTAGGATTTTTTAAAGATGTCCAAAATGCTAATTTTTACATGAAACCCAACTTTTGAATGttggtaaaaaaaattaagtaactaCTAAGTCAATAAAACATGCAGGTCAAATGTAACTCCAGGTTACCAGCTGTTGACTCTTGTGCCAGGCGAGAAGCCAAAGGGCCTGAGAGCTGCAGCAGGAAATGAGCCAAGTACCTGCTGCCTCCTCAGGTCCCCATCCTCTTCAGACTTCTCCAGCTGGGCCCTCAACCCTCTGAGTGTTCTCTGCCCACCTGTGGAGCTGGCTATAGAcaaaaagggacatttctttaccATATGTACTGAAAGCCCTCCTAGCCTGGATTCTGCAGGGtaaataagaaaagacatagaCCCTGTGCTCAAAGCAGCTTCAAATCTAGGAGAGAGACATGGCAACTTAAATGTGTAAGCGATggcttctttgaagatttgaacaAAGTGTAGCTGGAGCATGAAAGTCCCTTGGCCTGGGACTGAAAGACTGcagttgtgcctgtggctcaaaggggtagggcactggccccatatgccagaggtggtgggttcaaacccagccaaggccaaaaaaaaaagagtcccagGAAAACTCTAAGCAACCGTTTGCTCTGAGAGCTGAGGATGAGGAAGGGTTTGACAAGCAGACAAGCAGAGGACCAGAGGCATGCCAGCGTGAGAACTGCAAATAGTTTATTATTGCCGCAGAGAGAGCATAAAGTGGCAAATGATGAAAAATGAGGCTGAAGCAGCAGGCGTGGACCAGATCCTACAAGTGCACCTGTGCTGTGTCAGAGGCTTAGATAGAGGGTCACACTGAGAAATCGTACTGCAGATTTCTGAGCAGATTGAATGTCTTTCAGTTCGCACTTTGGAAAGATGATGGGCTGCAAGAGGGACAACTGAGGCAAGGGTCTCAGGGGAGAGATGAGACGTCTATAGTAAGCCAGTGGCAATGAGGATGG contains:
- the NCDN gene encoding neurochondrin — translated: MSCCDLAAAGQLGKAGIMASDCEPALNQAESRNPTLERYLGALREAKNDSEQFAALLLVTKAVKAGDIDAKTRRRIFDAVGFTFPNRLLTTKEAPDGCPDHVLRALGVALLACFCSDPELAAHPQVLNKIPILSTFLTARGDPDDAARRSMIDDAYQCLTAVAGTPRGPRHLIAGGTVSALCQAYLGHGYGFDQALALLVGLLAAAETQCWKEAEPDLLAVLRGLSEDFQKAEDASKFELCQLLPLFLPPTTVPPECLRDLQAGLARILGSKLSSWQRNPALKLAARLAHACGSDWIPAGSSGSKFLALLVNLACVEVRLALEETGTEVKEDVVTACYALMELGIQECTRCEQSLLKEPQKVQLVSVMKEAIGAVIHYLLQVGPEKQKEPFVFASVRILGAWLAEETSSLRKEVCQLLPFLVRYAKTLYEEAEEANDLSQQVATLAISPTTPGSTWPGDALRLLLPGWCHLTVEDGPREILIKEGAPSLLCKYFLQQWELTSPGHDTSVLPDSVEIGLQTCCHIFLNLVVTAPGLIKRDACFTSLMNTLMTSLPALVQQQGRLLLAANVATLGLLMARLLSTSPALQGTPASRGFFAAAILFLSQSHVARATPGSDQAVLTLSPEYEGIWADLQELWFLGMQAFTGCVPLLPWLAPAALRSRWPQELLQLLGSVSPNSVKPEMVAAYQGVLVELARANRLCREAMRLQAGEETASHYRMAALEQCLSEP